The Aphelocoma coerulescens isolate FSJ_1873_10779 chromosome 15, UR_Acoe_1.0, whole genome shotgun sequence genome segment TCAATCAGCGTGTCACAGAGGAAGTGATCCCACAAGATCTGAGGAGAACATTCTcatctcccccctctcaggtgccagctgctgcccgtgccggtgctaTTGCTCCTTGTGATGTGACTGTGCCGGCCCAGAACACGGGTCTTGGACCCGAGAAGACCTCCTTTTTCCAGGCCTTGGGCATCACCACGAAGATTTCCAGAGGAACCATTGAAATTCTGGTGAGTGAGCTGTGTGTTGTTGAAGCTGTTCCTTGACTGGGAGGCCTTGATTGTGGTAGCTGAGGGAGCTGTGAAGGCCAAAGCTCCCGTTAGTGCCAAGATACTGTATGAGCAGTGTGGTTATTGAACTTTGGGATGTGGAAGGAAGGAGGGTGTCTGGCTTGGCTTCAGTGTGCAGCGTGGGGCGATTGAAGTTCTCCATCAGATTTCCAGGGGTAGGCTCTGTCAGAGGAACGTGCAGGTGAGCTACCTGTAGGTAATGCAGGAAAGGTGCTGCCTTTCTCCTGGCTGATGCGGACTTGCTTATATGGTTTGGGGCTTTCTCTGCTTGTGGAGCTGAATCTGGATTGTGTTGATTGTGCTTGTTTGCTCCTCCAGTTCCACCATCTGCGTTTGTGTCCCACTGCTTTAACGTACTGGAATTTCTTGCTGTGTATTGATTCCTTTTCCCTGATCTCCTCAGAGCGATGTGCAGCTTATCAAGACTGGAGACAAAGTGGGTGCCAGTGAAGCCACCCTGCTCAACATGCTGAACATCTCCCCATTCTCCTTCGGGCTGGTGATCCAGCAGGTCTTTGACAATGGCAGCATTTACAACCCTGAAGTGCTGGACATCACCGAGGAGACCTTGCACAAGCGCTTCCTGGAGGTGAGTGCCACAGTCTGTGTCCCTTGTGTTCTGCCTCGCTGCTCTGGGAGCCAGTGCTGCCCCAGAACAAAGCGTCCTGTCTGGTATTTTCCATGAGGTCCTGCAGAGCCTGGAGCTCTCCCTGGTTCCCTACAGAAACTGTGTGTCAGGGAGTACCTTCCTGTAGGATTCTTCATCTGAAGCTGCTTCAGAAATCATTTAAGGCCACTTGAAATCATAGAATGTCCGGAGTTGGAAGGGACGCACAATGATCATCGAGTCCaattcctggctctgcacaagcaatcctaccctgtgcccgagagcattgtccaaatgcttcttgagctctaGCAGCCTTTGGGCCATGACCATTCTCTGGGGGTCTGTTTGGTGACCAACcacctctgggggaagaaccttttcttaCTATTCTACTTAAACCTCCCATGACACAGCTTCATGCCGTTctctcaggtcctgtcactggtcaccacagagcagagattaGTGACATTTAAATCTTGATGCCTTGATTTTACTGGAGCTGTTACCTGTGTGCATTGCACACTGTCCTTTGTGTTGGCAGTGTACAAGTTGTCATCTGGCCATCCTCTGCTGTGTTTTCTAGTCCAGGTTATTTCTCAGACCACAGAAACACGAGTGTCTCTTCACAGGGTGTTCGTAATGTTGCCAGCATCTGTCTGCAAATTGGGTACCCAACCATCGCGTCCGTGCCCCACTCCATCATCAACGGGTACAAGCgtgtcctggctgtggctgtggagaCTGACTACACCTTCCCACTGGCTGAAAAGGTAATGGTTGGCTCTGAGCTCTGCAGAGAGGGGTGTTAGAAATGCAGCCAGGCACATTCACAGCATGTTCCCTGGTTTGTGAGGACTGGGACGTGCCTGTGTGTGGCATGTGTCTGGAGAAGGGGCGCTTGCTTCCATGTGTTGTGTACAAATGGGAGGAGAAAGCTGATTTACCTAGTGTTCCTTCTTTGGGGCTGTTACACTCGGCATAGCTGAAATGGTTGTAATGAATGGTTCTTCATATCTGATAGTGATAAGTGGACCTCTTTGGATTCAGGCAAGCTGCAAGTGCTGTCTTTATCATTGCAAAGGTTCAGTCCTGCAAAATGTTTTGTTGCCTGTGAGtttaccttttttccccaccttttGCAGGTGAAGGCCTTCCTGGCAGATCCCTCTGCTTTTGTGGCAGCCATGCCTGTGGTAGCTGAAGCAGCTgcacctgctgctgccgctgctgctgctccagcgaAGGAGGCAGTGAAGGAGGAGTCGGAGGAGTCTGACGAGGACATGGGATTTGGTCTCTTTGACTAACAGCAGCCACTCTGCCTCTGTCAGACTTGGCCCGATGGGAGAAATAAAAAGCTGTTTTACACCTTCATGTGTGCCTGCATTGATGGTGTAGTCTCCATATCagctggggtttggggaaagTGTAACCGGCGGGGCCCTGTGCTCCAGAGCAGTTGTTGTTCCTCGGGCCGGGGCACGGCAGGTGAGCGGTTGTGTCCTGGCCCCGGGTGCTGCAGGGGAGCAGTTGTTCTCGGGGCGGCAGCGcacctgtcccctgccaggcCCAGCAGAGGCCTTGCCCGCAGCAGGTCGGGTCAGTCCAGCTGCCGCCCATCCTGTTCCGTTCCCCCCGAGCAGCGAGACCGGCGCTCCCGGAACGGGCGGGCAGCGCCCATCGCCGTGGCACCGGGCCCGCCCCGGAAGCCGCTACCGGTTCCGGGGTTGCGGCGGAGTGATGGCGGCCGACACGCAGGTGAGTGTGGGATGGGCCGCGTAGGGCCCAGCCCGGGCAGGGGAgaccggcgggggctgcgcctGGGGCTGTGCCGCGTGCCGCTCTCGCCCCGCTGCGCTGCGCTCTCGGCCCGGctgcggggcccggcccggcgcccgAAGCCGCCTGGGGACGTGGCAGCTGGGGCGGGCCCCGCCGAGCCGCCCGCACCGCGCCGTGCCCGGCCCGCGGGaaggggccgccgccgccggggaaCCCGGGCGGAGCGGGGGGCGGTGGGGCCCGGCCCGATCGAAGCCCATCCCGATCGAGGCCCGGCACGAGCCGCATCCCGCCCGCCGGCGGCGCCGTGAGCGGCTGCCCCCGGTTCGCACCTCCCGGCCGCGGTGTGACCGCTCGCTCTGCCGGGGCTGCCTGGGGCCGCCGGCTTCATCGTGAGGGGCTTGGGATGTTCCCAGAGCAAATCCTAGTCTGCTCAGCATCAGGTCCGTACTTGTATAGATACTGCTTTTGTCCTCTGTATTTGGTTGCAGCAGCATTGCTGGTATGCTGGCTTTGTAACGTGTACATAAACatgctaaaaaagaaaaataaaaagcaaattgaTGAAGCCTGTCCCAGTGGGTCTTCCGGGGAGACTGGGTGGTTTAGACTAGTCGAGGTTTTGCGGTTTGCATAAGTCACTGGGATGCTGTTGAGGTTCTGTAGTATTATGCATAagttatatttttcatttctagaCTTAGGATGATTTTAACACGTTTTTCATGTCTGCACATCTTCCTGCATGGAAGCAGCATGACTAAGTGCAGTTTGGTTTGAGTTTGTATGTGATGAACTCATGTAATTGAAAAGTTTTGCAAGAAGAGCAGGTCCGTAACAGCAGCTGGTTCTGTTGGTTCTGGTGTCAATGACATTGTTGGTCATCCTTTGCAGCTCAACCCAGCCTTGCTGTTCAGAGGTGCAGCCTTGCTTCCAGCCAGTTTTTAAGGGGACCTGTGGGTGTAAAATGGTCACAGGCTCAGGGAGGTGTGGATGGCCTTTAAATCTCAGGAAGCCACTGTGCAGGATTAGCCTTCCAGCACGTCAGCAAAAAGCTTCACTGAAAGCAGCTTTGAGGAGCTCTTTGAAAAAGACTGAAAAGGGAAGGAATAGTTTTAGATGAGTTTCTAAAGACATGCTCATTTGCTGCCTTTTGGAAAGATGCTGGTATAAAGTTGCTCAGTTTAAGAGCTGAATTTCAAAAGCATTTCCTGGAGAGCTGTGCTTTGGTTTATGTAAATGCAGAAAACCTGGGAGTGTAGGTCTTCCTGGGTTGTCTGCAGTTCGAGTGCTCCTTTGGAACTGCCTGGACTTCAGGAGATAACATGGAGGGAAAAGCTCCTTTGAATTCTAGAAGTTActaatttttgcttttcaagGTCCTGTACTCCAGATTATGGGTCTTAGCTCTTTCTCTGTGTTATTTTGGAGGGGTAAGGGTCTCTTACAAAGCATGAGAGCACAGATTAATGGAGAGCAGTCGTCCTTCAGCCTTGGGGAAGGAGTGTGTGATGCACAGTGACCCTTCTTTGGCAGATGAGATGGCGGATGCTCACATTTGGGCACTAAGAGGTCATGTGGCAGCAAGTGACATATTCTGCTTGCCCTGGTTTGTGTTCTGTAGGCTGAAAACAAAGGCAGTCTgatgttttttctgtttcatggtTTTAGATTTCTGACACACTGAAGCGGTTTGCAGTGAAAGTAACTACAGCCAGCGTGAAGGAGCGGAGAGAGATCCTCAGTGAGCTGGGAAAATGTGTTTCTGGGAAAGGTAAAAAGCTTGGGAGCACTGTTCTGGTTATCAGGGTGGAGGAGGGTGTTATAATGTTTTGTTTCAAAAGGTTGTGTGAGGGGTATTTGTTTGAGGGAGGGGGCTAGCAGCATTTGGAGCCACTGCTCCATCACAGGGTTAATTCCAAGTGTGGAATTTGTGGGTAGCAGAGAACCCCAGCTTTTAGCAcatctatttttttccagtcagcaGTTGTAGCATTGTGTAGCATTAGTTCTTCATTAGTGTGTCAGTTGAGTTTCTGTCATGACTCTTGGCCTGTTCTTTTAGTACTCATGGAATACTTGGGTATGCACATCTATAGAGAGGGGGAGTATGGGAGATTTCAGATGGTCTTAATAAAACAGCTGAAGCAAATTTTTTAAACTTACTTCTCTCATTTTCTGAAGATGACCGTGTTTCATGTGTTCCAGCTTTAccattgttttaaaaaatatgcataAAAAATGTATGAAAAGAGCAAACTTTTACTGTGATTCATGCAAGCAATTTCGTAGATGTGAGCAGTTTACTGATTTCAGTCATGAAGTGAATCGTGTTTGTGTTAAAGATTAAGAGCTCATTGATttatgaagaaatattttggaaTACATTGTTACAGATCTTCCAGAGGGCACAGTGAAAGGCCTTTGCAAACTCTTCTGCCTTACTCTGCATCGATACCGGTAAGTAAATTGATGTGGAAAGGCAGTATTATTTAATCTATCAGTATTTAGTAGTTAAATTGGTGTGGAGCATCTGGAAATGTTAGCATGCAGTGTCACAGAGATGTATATGACACCAAAGGATGTCATCTTGTAATTACATTCTCAGGGGAGGATTGACATTAAAATGTTTTACAACATTTGCCTTGCATTTCAcctttaattttgaaattaaaactttAGTCCTGTGGTTCAGTTTGCAAGAATGAACACCCATGTCCTTGTGAAGCAAGACTGAGCTGTCTTTTAGACAATTTTAGGTGGGATTAAATTGTGGTCTGTGGTAGAGGAGCTGTTCAGAActtgttttcttctgcagtcTGCCAGAGGGCCTCCACATAACTGCTGTCATTTgaggaagggaatggagcttTCTGCCAGAAACTTCTCCACTTTGTGGAACAGCAAGGATAAAATAGTTACTAGCTTGACTGCTGAAATGGGAAAGCAGAGCCCTTTGTGTGGTGCAGGGGTGGTAACAGTGCAATGTGGCAGGTTTAGAATGTTTGTGATCCATGTTTGTCACAGGGATGCTGCGTCCCGCAGAGCCCTGCAGTTGGCCCTTCAGCAGCTCGCAGAATCCCAGCCCGAGGCAACGGCAAAAAACCTGCTGCACTCACTTCAGTCTTCAGGGATCGGCGGCAAGGCTGGAGTTCCCAGGTGTGGAGGAGTCGCTTTGTGTGGAAGCAGTTCTGAGTTGCTGGTAGTTCCTCCTGTTTAGAatgaggcttgtgctgctgcttggcagAGGTGTTAAAAGCCTTTAGAGACAAAACTGTTAATGCTGTTCAGATATTCCTCTCTTACCTCTTCCATGTAATCTGGGATGGCAAAGGGAATATCCTGGTGTAGCTGCTGGTGGATTGGGTCTGAGTTTCGGTGTAGCCTTTGTTAAACTTCAAGTCTGGAGAGATGAGGAACAAGCTCTTTCAAGAAACAGTCTCCAAAATTATTAGGAAAGGGGATTTCATCACCTATCAAGTGTTCAGCTGCCTCTTGTGCCATCTGGAAGCTCTTGAGTGTCAAAACAGAGCTGAAACAGCTTCTGAGGACTggttatttcctttaaaaactaAGGCTTTAGCTGCATTTTTGTGTGGCAAAATTGCCTGTCAGTCAGGTGCTGTTCTAACCTGGGCAAAATGGGTCTGTAATGGTCTAGTTAGGTGTAAGTTATGTCCTGGGAAGTGTAGATTTACCTCCCTCTCCTGTTTGTACAACAGTAAGAGCAGTGgatctgcagctctgctggcacTCTCCTGGACATGCCTGCTTGTACGCATAGTCTTTCCAACACCTGACAAGAGACAGGgagaaacatggaaaaaactGGTAGGTTCTTTAAGCTTTGCAGAAATATCCCATCGCAGATACAGACTTAAATATTTCCATGGTGTTTAAGTTGCTGAAATGTTGCAAATAATTCTGAATGTAACTGAAAACACCAAGTTAGAATCCAGGTTTGGAGGGGGATTTGGTGTATTGTGATGTCTCCTCTTCCCCTGGAGAAAGCAGGATATATATAAAGCATGAGTGGGGTGGTCTTGCATCTGTGCAGTTTTTCTGCATACAGAGATGGCTGCTGGTGCCTCTGAGGTACATCTGCAGTGTGGCATGAAGTTCTTGTGCCTCCCTTGAAATATGCATGTGTGATACTCTGTCATACAGTGTCAAGGAACTTTTgcctttctt includes the following:
- the RPLP0 gene encoding large ribosomal subunit protein uL10 is translated as MPREDRATWKSNYFMKIIQLLDDYPKCFIVGADNVGSKQMQQIRMSLRGKAVVLMGKNTMMRKAIRGHLENNPALEKLLPHIRGNVGFVFTKEDLTEIRDMLLANKVPAAARAGAIAPCDVTVPAQNTGLGPEKTSFFQALGITTKISRGTIEILSDVQLIKTGDKVGASEATLLNMLNISPFSFGLVIQQVFDNGSIYNPEVLDITEETLHKRFLEGVRNVASICLQIGYPTIASVPHSIINGYKRVLAVAVETDYTFPLAEKVKAFLADPSAFVAAMPVVAEAAAPAAAAAAAPAKEAVKEESEESDEDMGFGLFD